A single Drosophila ananassae strain 14024-0371.13 chromosome 3L, ASM1763931v2, whole genome shotgun sequence DNA region contains:
- the LOC6494087 gene encoding acetyl-CoA carboxylase isoform X2, with product MEKNNSSVIAATATTTTTATNNPAGATTAAGEKRTFPKSCIKKVKFSSESLKSDVEELCEQLKENALNDRSNDNIRITCHQNNNNSISNKNKNQTSIDNNNTDKMSETNESNETQTQSAEGERPSFLVGDEIDEKAAEAGEACDEFPQKMQSDIRQNGDISERRKRLRPSMSRGTGLGQDRNQDRDFHIGTTEEFVKRFGGTRVINRVLIANNGIAAVKCMRSIRRWSYEMFKNERAVRFVVMVTPEDLKANAEYIKMADHYVPVPGGSNNNNYANVELIVDIALRTQVQAVWAGWGHASENPKLPELLHKEGLVFLGPPERAMWALGDKVASSIVAQTADIPTLPWSGSELKAQYSGKKIKISSELFARGCVTNVEQGLAAVNKIGFPVMIKASEGGGGKGIRRVDTAEEFPALFRQVQAEVPGSPIFVMKLARGARHLEVQLLADQYGNAISLFGRDCSIQRRHQKIIEEAPAIVAQPEVFEDMEKAAVRLAKMVGYVSAGTVEYLYDPEGRYFFLELNPRLQVEHPCTEMVADVNLPACQLQIGMGIPLYRLKDIRLLYGESPWGASVIDFENPPNKPRPSGHVIAARITSENPDEGFKPSSGTVQELNFRSSKNVWGYFSVAASGGLHEFADSQFGHCFSWGENRQQARENLVIALKELSIRGDFRTTVEYLITLLETNRFLDNSIDTAWLDALIAERVQSEKPDILLGVMCGSLHIADRHITESFSSFQTSLEKGQIQAANTLTNVVDVELINDGIRYKVQAAKSGANSYFLLMNGSFKEIEVHRLSDGGLLISFEGASYTTYMKEEVDRYRIVIGNQTCVFEKENDPSLLRSPSAGKLINLIVEDGAHVSKGQAFAEIEVMKMVMTLTSQEAGTVTFVRRPGAVLDAGSLLGHLELDDPSLVTKAQPCKGQFPQPENAPVPEKLNRVHNTYKSILENTLAGYCLPEPFNAQRLRDIIEKFMQSLRDPSLPLLELQEVIASISGRIPISVEKKIRKLMTLYERNITSVLAQFPSQQIASVIDSHAATLQKRSDRDVFFLTTQSIVQLVQRYRNGIRGRMKAAVHELLRQYYDVESQFQHGHYDKCVGLVREHNKDDMQTVVNTIFSHSQVAKKNLLVTLLIDHLWANEPGLTDELANTLSELTSLNRAEHSRVALRSRQVLIAAHQPAYELRHNQMESIFLSAVDMYGHDFHPENLQRLILSETSIFDILHDFFYHSNRAVCNAALEVYVRRAYTSYELTCLQHLELSGGLPLVHFQFLLPTAHPNRLFSRMSSPEGLDQAAAETLGSSFVRTGAIAAFDSFEHFEMYSDEILDLLEDFVSPAMVNAKVLEAVEAADSISDSRHSTSINVSLSDPVTRANAAEEAKSTEPIHIVSVAVRETGELDDLQMAQIFGNYCQEHNEELFQRRIRRITFAALKKRQFPKFFTYRARDKFEEDRIYRHLEPASAFHLELNRMKTYDLEALPTANQKMHLYLGKAKVSKGQEVTDYRFFIRSIIRHSDLITKEASFEYLQNEGERVLLEAMDELEVAFSHPHAKRTDCNHIFLNFVPTVIMDPAKIEESVTKMIMRYGPRLWKLRVLQAELKMVIRQSPQSPTQAVRLCIANDSGYFLDISMYTEQTEPETGIIKFKAYGEKQGSLHGHPISTPYMTKDFLQQKRFQAQSNGTTYVYDVPDMFRQMTERHWKEFSKARPTVDIRIPDKILIECKELVLEGDSLVEMQRLPGENNCGMVAWRIVLATPEYPNGREIIVIANDLTYLIGSFGIKEDVLFAKASQLARERKVPRIYISVNSGARIGLAEEVKAMFKIAWEDPEEPDKGFKYLYLTTEDYAKVANLNSVRAILIEDEGEQRYKITDIIGKDDGLGVENLRYAGLIAGETSQAYEEIVTIAMVTCRTIGIGSYVVRLGQRVIQIDNSHIILTGYAALNKLLGRKVYASNNQLGGTQIMFNNGVTHKTEAIDLDGVYTILDWLSYIPAYIGCDLPIILPSDRIDRPVDFMPTKSPYDPRWMLAGRVNPVNANDWENGFFDRDSWSEIMAPWAKTVVTGRARLGGVPVGVIAVETRTVEVEMPADPANLDSEAKTLQQAGQVWYPDSSYKTAQAIKDFGREELPLIVFANWRGFSGGMKDMYEQIVKFGAYIVDGLREYKKPVLIYLPPNAELRGGAWAVLDSLINPRYMETYADPEARGGVLEPEGIVEIKYKEKDLVKTIHRLDATTIGLKKEFDEAVASGDKVKAAQVDEKIKARIAVLMHVYHTVAVHFADLHDTPERMLEKECISEIVAWRDSRRWLYWRLRRVLLEDAYIKKILRAQDNLSVGQAKQMLRRWLVEEKGASESYLWDKNEEMVAWYEEQSNAESIVSRNVNSVRRDAIISTISKMLEDCPDVALDAVVGLCQGLTPVNRGVVVRTLAQMQLNEESSSGNQG from the exons ACAACTCCAGCGTGATTGcagctacagcaacaacaacaacaactgctACCAATAATCCTGCAGGAGCAACTACAGCTGCGGGGGAGAAGAGGACTTTTCCAAAGTCCTGCATAAAGAAAGTCAAGTTCTCTAGCGAGAGTCTCAAGTCCGACGTAGAGGAGTTGTGCGAGCAGTTGAAGGAGAACGCTCTGAACGATCGGAGCAACGACAATATCCGTATCACCTGCCAtcagaacaacaacaacagcataagcaacaagaacaaaaaccaaaccagcatcgacaacaacaacactgaCAAGATGAGCGAAACAAACGAATCAAATGAAACGCAAACCCAATCCGCGGAGGGTGAGCGACCCAGCTTTTTG GTGGGCGATGAGATTGACGAGAAGGCCGCTGAGGCGGGTGAGGCCTGCGACGAGTTCCCCCAAAAGATGCAAAGCGATATCCGGCAAAATGGCGATATTTCGGAACGACGCAAGCGGCTAAG GCCAAGCATGTCCCGCGGCACTGGCTTGGGCCAGGACCGGAATCAGGATCGAGACTTTCACATCGGCACCACCGAGGAGTTTGTGAAACGATTCGGCGGCACCCGCGTCATCAACCGTGTCCTGATCGCCAACAACGGCATTGCGGCCGTCAAGTGCATGCGTTCCATCCGCCGCTGGTCCTACGAGATGTTCAAGAACGAGCGAGCCGTCCGCTTCGTGGTGATGGTCACTCCCGAGGATCTGAAGGCCAATGCGGAGTATATTAAGATGGCTGATCACTATGTTCCCGTGCCCGGAGgatccaacaacaacaactatgCCAATGTTGAGCTCATTGTGGACATTGCACTTCGCACTCAAGTACAG GCTGTGTGGGCCGGCTGGGGTCATGCCTCTGAGAATCCCAAGCTGCCGGAGCTGTTGCACAAGGAGGGTCTGGTCTTTCTCGGTCCGCCCGAACGCGCCATGTGGGCGCTTGGCGATAAAGTGGCCTCCTCGATTGTGGCACAAACGGCCGACATTCCGACCCTGCCCTGGTCCGGTTCCGAGCTGAAGGCCCAGTACAGCGGCAAGAAGATCAAGATTTCCAGCGAACTCTTTGCCCGCGGCTGTGTGACCAATGTGGAGCAGGGTCTGGCCGCAGTCAACAAGATTG GCTTCCCTGTGATGATCAAGGCCTCGGAAGGCGGCGGCGGCAAAGGCATTCGTCGAGTGGACACGGCCGAGGAGTTCCCCGCCCTTTTCCGTCAGGTGCAGGCCGAGGTTCCCGGCTCACCCATTTTCGTGATGAAGCTGGCCAGGGGAGCCCGCCATTTGGAGGTGCAGCTCCTGGCCGATCAGTACGGCAACGCCATCAGTCTGTTTGGTCGTGACTGCTCCATTCAGCGTCGCCACCAGAAGATCATTGAAGAAGCCCCCGCCATTGTGGCCCAGCCGGAGGTGTTCGAGGACATGGAGAAGGCCGCCGTGCGTCTGGCCAAGATGGTCGGCTATGTGAGCGCTGGAACTGTGGAATACCTGTACGATCCCGAAGGACGCTACTTCTTCCTGGAGTTGAACCCCCGTCTGCAGGTGGAGCATCCCTGTACAGAAATGGTGGCTGATGTGAATCTCCCGGCTTGCCAGCTGCAGATTGGAATGGGCATTCCCCTGTACCGGCTGAAAGATATTCGTCTGCTCTACGGAGAATCGCCCTGGGGCGCTTCCGTCATCGACTTTGAGAATCCGCCAAACAAACCTCGTCCTTCTGGCCACGTTATCGCCGCTCGAATTACCTCGGAGAACCCCGACGAAGGCTTCAAGCCCAGTTCGGGTACCGTGCAGGAACTGAACTTCCGTTCCAGCAAAAATGTGTGGGGCTACTTCAGTGTGGCCGCAAGCGGTGGCCTGCATGAGTTCGCCGACTCCCAGTTCGGTCATTGCTTCTCCTGGGGCGAGAACCGTCAGCAGGCGCGCGAGAATCTGGTCATCGCCCTGAAGGAGCTGTCCATTCGCGGTGACTTCCGCACAACCGTGGAGTACCTGATCACCTTGCTGGAGACTAACCGCTTCTTGGACAATAGTATCGACACCGCTTGGCTGGATGCTCTGATCGCGGAGAGAGTGCAGTCCGAGAAGCCGGACATCCTGTTGGGCGTCATGTGCGGCTCCCTGCACATTGCCGATCGGCACATCACCGAGAGCTTTTCAAGCTTCCAAACCTCTCTGGAGAAGGGTCAGATTCAGGCGGCCAACACGCTGACCAACGTCGTGGACGTGGAACTGATCAACGACGGCATCCGGTACAAGGTTCAGGCCGCCAAGAGCGGCGCCAACTCCTACTTCCTGCTGATGAACGGATCGTTCAAGGAGATCGAAGTGCATCGCCTCTCCGACGGTGGTCTTCTCATTTCCTTCGAAGGCGCCAGCTACACCACCTACATGAAGGAGGAGGTCGACCGCTACCGCATCGTAATCGGTAACCAGACTTGTGTCTTTGAGAAGGAGAACGATCCCTCGCTGCTTCGCAGCCCCTCGGCCGGAAAACTGATCAACTTGATTGTCGAGGACGGTGCCCACGTGAGCAAGGGCCAGGCCTTCGCCGAAATCGAGGTGATGAAGATGGTGATGACCCTTACCTCTCAGGAGGCAGGTACGGTGACATTCGTCCGAAGACCAGGAGCAGTGCTAGACGCTGGATCTCTACTTGGTCACTTGGAACTGGATGATCCTTCGCTGGTAACCAAGGCGCAGCCCTGCAAGGGCCAGTTCCCTCAACCAGAGAACGCCCCGGTCCCGGAGAAGCTAAATCGAGTCCACAACACATACAAGAGCATCTTGGAGAACACCCTGGCCGGTTACTGCCTTCCTGAACCGTTCAACGCCCAGCGCCTGCGCGACATCATTGAGAAGTTCATGCAGAGCTTGAGGGATCCCTCGCTGCCCCTGCTGGAGCTTCAGGAAGTGATTGCTTCCATATCGGGACGCATTCCCATCTCTGTGGAGAAGAAGATCCGCAAGCTGATGACCCTCTACGAGCGCAACATAACCAGTGTTCTGGCCCAATTTCCCTCCCAGCAGATCGCCAGCGTCATCGACAGCCATGCCGCCACTCTGCAGAAGCGTTCGGACAGGGACGTCTTCTTCCTGACCACTCAGAGCATTGTGCAGCTGGTTCAGCGCTACCGCAATGGAATCCGTGGTCGCATGAAGGCCGCCGTCCACGAGCTGCTCCGCCAGTACTACGACGTGGAGTCGCAGTTCCAGCACGGTCACTACGACAAGTGCGTGGGATTGGTGCGCGAGCACAACAAGGACGACATGCAGACGGTGGTCAACACCATCTTCTCGCACTCGCAGGTGGCCAAGAAGAACCTGCTGGTCACCCTGCTCATTGACCACCTCTGGGCCAACGAGCCGGGCCTGACCGACGAGCTGGCCAACACTCTGAGTGAGCTGACGTCCCTGAACCGAGCGGAACACTCCCGGGTAGCTCTGCGCTCCCGCCAGGTGCTCATCGCCGCCCACCAGCCGGCCTATGAACTGCGCCACAACCAGATGGAGTCGATCTTCTTGTCGGCCGTGGACATGTACGGCCACGATTTCCATCCCGAGAATCTGCAGCGTCTGATCCTGTCGGAGACCTCGATCTTTGACATTCTGCACGACTTCTTCTACCACTCGAATCGGGCAGTTTGCAATGCCGCCCTGGAGGTTTACGTGAGGAGGGCTTACACCTCCTACGAGCTGACTTGCCTGCAGCACTTGGAGCTCTCCGGCGGCCTGCCGCTGGTACACTTCCAGTTCCTACTCCCCACTGCCCACCCCAACAGGCTCTTCTCGCGAATGTCCTCCCCGGAAGGATTGGATCAAGCGGCGGCCGAGACTCTGGGCAGCTCCTTCGTGAGAACTGGAGCCATAGCCGCCTTCGACTCCTTCGAGCACTTTGAGATGTACTCGGACGAGATCCTGGATCTGCTGGAGGACTTCGTGTCGCCGGCCATGGTCAACGCCAAAGTTCTGGAGGCTGTGGAGGCAGCAGATTCCATCTCGGACAGCCGACACAGCACTTCCATCAATGTTTCGCTCTCTGACCCAGTGACCAGAGCCAATGCCGCCGAAGAGGCCAAGTCCACGGAACCAATCCACATTGTCAGCGTGGCCGTCAGAGAGACGGGCGAGCTTGATGACCTGCAGATGGCCCAAATCTTCGGAAACTACTGCCAGGAGCACAACGAGGAGCTGTTCCAGCGACGTATACGCCGGATCACGTTTGCTGCTCTGAAGAAACGCCAGTTCCCCAAGTTCTTCACGTACCGCGCAAGGGACAAGTTCGAGGAGGATCGCATCTATAGGCATTTGGAACCCGCATCCGCGTTCCACCTGGAGCTGAACCGCATGAAAACTTACGACCTGGAGGCACTGCCGACGGCCAACCAGAAGATGCACTTGTATCTTGGCAAGGCTAAGGTATCGAAGGGCCAGGAAGTCACCGATTACCGCTTCTTCATCCGCTCCATTATCCGTCACTCCGACCTGATCACCAAGGAAGCCTCGTTCGAGTACCTCCAGAACGAGGGTGAACGCGTGCTCTTGGAAGCCATGGACGAGCTGGAGGTGGCGTTCTCCCACCCGCATGCCAAGCGCACCGACTGCAACCACATCTTCCTCAACTTCGTACCCACCGTCATTATGGATCCAGCCAAGATCGAGGAGTCCGTCACCAAGATGATCATGCGCTACGGACCGCGTCTCTGGAAGTTGCGCGTCCTGCAAGCGGAGCTTAAGATGGTTATTCGCCAGTCGCCGCAGTCCCCCACACAGGCTGTGCGACTCTGCATCGCCAACGATTCCGGATACTTCCTGGACATCTCCATGTACACGGAGCAAACCGAACCGGAGACAGGAATC ATCAAGTTCAAGGCCTATGGCGAGAAGCAGGGATCCTTGCACGGACATCCCATCTCCACGCCATATATGACCAAGGACTTCCTGCAGCAGAAGCGTTTCCAGGCTCAATCGAATGGCACCACGTACGTCTATGACGTTCCGGACATGTTCCGCCAGATGACTGAGCGACACTGGAAGGAATTCTCCAAGGCCCGTCCCACGGTCGACATCCGTATTCCGGATAAGATTTTGATCGAGTGCAAAGAGCTGGTCCTTGAGGGCGACAGCCTCGTGGAGATGCAGCGACTGCCAGGAGAAAACAAT TGTGGTATGGTGGCTTGGCGCATAGTGCTAGCTACTCCGGAGTATCCCAATGGTCGCGAGATCATTGTGATAGCCAACGACTTGACCTACTTGATCGGTTCCTTTGGAATCAAGGAAGATGTGCTCTTCGCCAAGGCTTCCCAGTTGGCTCGCGAACGTAAAGTGCCTAGG ATCTACATCTCCGTGAACAGCGGTGCCCGCATTGGTCTTGCTGAGGAGGTGAAAGCCATGTTCAAGATCGCATGGGAGGATCCCGAGGAGCCGGACAAGGGCTTCAAGTACCTCTACCTAACCACCGAGGACTACGCCAAGGTGGCCAACCTGAACTCCGTGCGCGCCATCCTGATCGAGGACGAGGGCGAGCAGCGCTACAAGATTACCGACATCATTGGCAAGGATGATGGCCTTGGCGTGGAGAATCTGCGCTATGCCGGTCTGATTGCCGGCGAGACGTCCCAAGCCTACGAAGAGATTGTTACCATTGCCATGGTCACGTGCCGTACCATCGGTATCGGGTCGTACGTGGTGCGTCTGGGACAGCGTGTGATCCAGATCGACAACTCGCATATTATACTCACGGGCTACGCTGCTCTTAACAAG CTGCTCGGCCGCAAGGTGTACGCCTCCAACAATCAGCTCGGTGGCACCCAGATTATGTTCAACAACGGTGTGACCCACAAGACCGAGGCCATCGACCTGGACGGAGTGTACACCATCCTCGACTGGCTCTCTTACATTCCCGCCTACATCGGCTGCGACCTGCCCATCATCCTGCCCAGCGATCGTATCGATCGGCCCGTGGACTTCATGCCCACCAAGTCGCCGTACGATCCCCGCTGGATGCTTGCCGGCCGTGTTAACCCGGTGAATGCCAACGACTGGGAGAACGGATTCTTCGATCGGGACTCGTGGAGCGAAATCATGGCGCCGTGGGCCAAGACAGTGGTCACCGGTCGCGCCCGTCTGGGCGGAGTTCCCGTGGGTGTGATTGCCGTGGAGACCCGCACTGTGGAGGTCGAAATGCCCGCCGATCCTGCTAATCTGGACTCGGAAGCCAAGACACTGCAGCAGGCTGGTCAGGTGTGGTACCCGGATTCCTCGTACAAGACGGCCCAGGCCATCAAGGACTTTGGTCGTGAGGAACTGCCACTGATTGTTTTCGCGAACTGGCGTGGCTTCTCCGGCGGCATGAAGGACATGTACGAGCAGATTGTCAAGTTCGGTGCTTACATCGTTGACGGTCTGCGGGAGTACAAGAAGCCCGTGCTCATCTACCTGCCACCTAATGCAgagttgcgtggaggagcctGGGCCGTGCTGGACTCGTTGATCAACCCGCGCTACATGGAGACCTACGCCGATCCGGAGGCCCGAGGAGGTGTCTTGGAACCGGAGGGCATTGTCGAGATCAAGTACAAGGAGAAGGATCTGGTCAAGACGATACACCGCCTGGACGCCACCACGATTGGG ctgAAGAAGGAGTTTGACGAGGCGGTAGCATCGGGAgataaggtcaaggctgccCAGGTCGATGAGAAGATTAAGGCTCGCATCGCGGTATTGATGCACGTCTACCACACGGTGGCCGTCCACTTTGCCGACCTGCACGACACTCCGGAGCGCATGCTGGAGAAGGAGTGCATCAGTGAGATTGTGGCGTGGCGTGACTCGCGCCGTTGGCTATACTGGCGCCTGCGCCGTGTCCTCTTGGAGGACGCTTACATTAAGAAGATATTGCGGGCGCAGGACAACCTGTCCGTGGGCCAGGCGAAGCAGATGCTGCGACGCTGGCTGGTCGAAGAGAAGGGAGCCTCTGAG TCGTATCTGTGGGACAAGAACGAAGAGATGGTGGCCTGGTACGAGGAGCAGAGCAATGCCGAATCCATTGTTTCCCGCAACGTGAATTCCGTGAGAAGGGATGCCATTATTTCGACCATTTCC